The genomic DNA TGGGGAGACAACAATACGCTTCAGACTCGTCTGCACTCTGGTTTGAAGGATGGGTGGCTTTTGTCCACTCTGGAACGCTTTTCCGGTCAAGAGCTCGAGAGTTGGTAAGCCATCAagtggaatggaaaataatcTCCCGTGCATGTGTGTATTGAGTGCAATGTTTGCATTACCACATACCACACTGGATGCATCTCGGGAAAAAAACTGAGCTCTATTCTCGTCCACGTCAAGAAAGACCACTGCTTTGGGGAAGGACCTCGCAACTCATATCAGTGTCAAATGACTGTCATAATAAAGGCAGGCATTCGAGGGTCATCTTACTTGCCGTtgcgaaataaataaaaaaatcgctTTTCCTTCCCGATTTCGCAAACAACAACTCAGCTACAAACTACAGAGTTCCACATCGATCATAAGGCTCGATACACGATAACTGAGCAGACCCGAGCGTTTGAGCCACCAGAGAGCTGGACTTCTCGTAGCCAAATGCTTCGAGCTCGTGCTCGATGTTTTGAAGGCGGCAAACCTATAATTATCTAGCATCCCCGCAACTTTGTAGCGCATTAAGCGGGCGATcggagagggagaaaaaaagcgtAGTTATAGTGCGTGCGTACCGCAACACGCATCAAATTCGAGAGAACGGGACGGAACAACCCGATCCCAAACCCGCTTGAAGATATCCCGACTGTATTCGGGATCATCTTTCCTGGGCAGAGAAATCTGACCGCTGCTTTTGGGATCACCATTCCAAGAATTGTGTGCTATTTATTATTACTCGTCTAAATCGTTAAACTCGTGGACGGTTTTTATTTGGGTTGAGCGAGCGATAGAGATGTAGAAACCTTTTCGAAAGGACAtccaaaaaaatcattcaaatgtGCGTACCCCTTTGCAGATACGTTGGATCCCTGTCCATTCCAGTCCATCATTATCGCTGCGTGTGTGCTCACGTGCTCACCGCCAGGGGAAAACCGGACTCGAGCCGGTTAATCACGCCCCCAGTCCAAAACAATCACCTCGttggtaaacaaacaaatctacCGGCATCTCGAGCGCGGTATCAGATAGGATAATTAATTCATCACTCGACCGACCGGCTGGATGGAAAGGATTGGGTATTGGGATTTTTGTGGTGTAGTTAGGGCCAtcgattgcatacgcgatggtgAGTTGTGGCTGAGCTGTGAAGAACCGGGCGAGCGAATTGAGTTCTCGTCCTTACACTTCGCCATGGCTGTCAGGAAGTTTAATTGGATAACAGCACAACAGCAACGAAAAGCCAGGCTTCCCTTAGTGCATCCATGTGTTGCGGACGTGACTGGCTGAAAATGTTGTACCGTGTTACCCTACGTTGTTGCTGAGAAAGGTGATGATTGGTTTGATTGATGTGAAAGGATTTGGGAAGGATGCGTTCGGCAAACGATCGGATAAATGAGGATAAAGGTTTATATCCTTTGGGACAGTAAGTTCCTAACAAAGTTTTAAGACCCTTTAACTGTTTGAAATACTTGCATTGGAAAATACATACTaagttttataaatattttaaattaagtaGAGACGTCAGAGGCGCCTGTCTTCACATGAGAGGACCAGTATTCTAATAAAATCCAGACCGTCTTCCATAGTGTTGACTGACTATTTAACTTcatggtatcaataagtctatcAAGCCAGAATTGGTAGGCAGAACTTCAGAGGTGATTAGCCCAAGAATAATATTAAGTACTTTCCTTAGCTTAATGCCATGTGGAAAATCGTGGAGATGATGGCAGATGAGAAGCTACAGTATTCATTGATTTAAAGCCATATATGACATAATAACTAAGGTTATATGACGCAATTAAATATGTGGACTCCCGGTCAAAATTTCCAGAATTTTTAGAAAAGAAATTACCAACGTCACATCTCACGTCAAGTTGAGAAGAATAGAATACTCTAAGGACTAGCGAAGAACTGAAGCTAGAGAGAAACATCTGAAGCTATGAGGTGAAAACATTGGAGCACAATCCTGATACATCTTTGGTTTGAGGTTCTTCTACAGAAAAGTAGGAGAAGCTTACTTCATAAAACCCCCGATTCGACAATAACTAGTAATGTTGGAGCCATTACTAGACTCTGCTCAAATTGCTGGACAGTTTACAAATATAAAAGGACCAGTCCAAATATAGCTGAAACAAATGTTacgaaattttaaaaaaatgtctaGAACTTCATGTAAATTGTCCACTCTATCTTGAGCGATTACGAGATTTTGAGACAGAGTCTAGACTACTAGAGGTCCTATAAATTGTCCTCTTGCAAAGACCTTTATTATATGATGAGCAATATTCTCTCTAAGGCTAAAGAGTATATTGAATATTAAGAAGCATAAGACTCCAACTTTATAACGATCCTCGAATTTATGCTAAACTGTTCCTACCATCACCGTTTGGTCTGGACATGCCACGCGACTGGCACACGCGTCGGTAACACAATACAATTAACATCGACATAGCCTTACAAGGAACGCAACCAAGCGTAAGGTTCTTCGGACACACCGGGCAGCCCTAGAGAGGCGATCGTCCAactaacacaaacacacccataCACGACCGTAACAAGAGTCCTCTTCCTTGTGATTCAGTGCTAGTGGTGCTTCGATAcacttttttccctttctgttttccattcTGTTTTCCCTGCTCCGTTTTCTAAGGGAGTTGCGAGTCAGTTGGAAAGCCACAGCCACTGTCAGAGCGTGGGCAAAACCGCACAACGAATAGAAAGCGGAGAGTGGGAGAACGAGAAGGGATCAAACGATCGGATCCTACCGTAGAGGAAGTGTGCAGAAGAATTGAGACGCTTTTCCTTACAAgttacgttttttttcccctgctaCCGACATCTCCAAGACATCTTCCCTCCTTACACTCGGCAACAAACACTAACACAGGACAAGGAAAGGATCCGAAGGGCAACATATGTTGCCATTTCGGATGTAGCAGGGATGTGCACTACAACGGACACCCCAAAAAACAGCCGATGAGCAAGTGACGCCTTATGCTGTCGATATAGGAACTCCGGACAAGTTGACAAAAGGCGTCCGCGCGCGCGTGGAAGTTGTGGAGGAAGACGTTCGCCGAACGGTTCCTGTTTCTTCCTTGCCCTTGATGGTCACTTCCGGCCGTAAGCTTCTATTGCGTTTCAAGCGAAAGGAGGTAACAGACTCCTCGCACCTTCCTTCGGATCCACGACCCGATCCCCCTCCTCCAGGACAGTCTGGCTTATCCTCGCCGGATACCTTGCAGCGTTTCCAAGTACtcgaaaaaccaaccaaccgcccTGATGATGCTTCTTTTGCGTGCCAGTAAATTATGGAACTAATTTTCGGTGATTTTGTTCGTCCATTCGCTAAACTCGCCGCACGCCAAAGCCCCCGAGTGTGGTTAGGGCACGATCACGCTCAAATTAAGTGCCTGTCTCGTGCCTGCGcctgctcacacacacacacacacacgcccggtACCGACAGATTTTTGAGGCGCAAGGTCTATGTGTTGTGCGCGTTGCGTTTTCATGGAATGGAAATCATTTTGATTGCTGTACGATCGCACCGTAGCTATCAGCATCCTTGCGAGCGGTGCACTCCTTGCAATCTTCCTACGTCAAGCATCTGCGAACGGCTTTACGTCACATTAGTTCCAGTGTTTCCACATGGCACCGATGCAGCGACTTCGGACCAGCACCATTTGGCAAAACGATTCTTGTGCCCGAGCCTGATCTACCTGATGATGGCGGCATGCTTATCTTATCCATGCTGCCTAGAactcggtcggtcggctttGCCATCTATTACGGaccctttttgtgtgtgcgcataTGTGCGGCAACAAGTCGGGCCATACGTTAcgtgatgtttgttttgttaaaaaatctGCCCACGAACGTATCACACCCACGTGCGTAAGGCCTGAGGGATGTCGGGATCGGGAAGTCCTTATGGAGGGCACTCTAACGAAAGTCCCTTTATTTGGCAGAATGAAGAATCGTTATGACACCTTGCGTGCTTCTGGAGATTATTCTGGAGGACTGGGTCGAGCGTGTGGGCACAAGAGCAAGATGAAACAATAGAATCTTATGCAAGGGTTCATGAGCTTGTTTAGGCAGAGTTTTATTATATCGGGACGTTTTAAGCTATCTTTTACTTTATTTctttaaagtatttttataTGATTGTCCATAACACTtttaacataatttaattCTTCTACCAATTTTCTTCTACCACTCCCCTTACAAGCAGCGAGTAatgtaaaaaattaaaataaaattaatgaggccaccggaccgcaacGACGataacggcaggaccggggttcaaatcccatcctgatcgtctccccgtacgtaaggctgactactatactacgggtaaaatcaagtcacagaaagctagaaatgacaagccgagatctctcgaggctgtagtgctaagaaagaagcagaagaaaaataagaaaacgtCAACTGTAAGTTAGTAACTCATTAAGATGAGTAGAATCGATAGAAAAACATAAGATATACAATGAGAAGTctaatctttaaaaaaaaatctcacaaACAACTTAGATCAAAGAACTGGCAACTGACAACAAACAGGAAAACTAATAAGAGAATTAAACTAAAGTCATCAAATACAatatagaaaagaaaacaaaatatgtaaaaaattataaaattctTATAAAACataatgtatttaaaatataatttcaaAACTACTTCAAAAGGAAATAATATACCAAAAGTCGTACGAAATATTTCTTTCAAGCTTCTTagtaataaacaaaacattcaattcCATTTCTTTTCACAATTTCGATCTTCTATTTAACATTAAAAACATCTTTCCCGTTTATGTACAGACGTAACTTAACCgatcataaataaacaaacaaataagttAACTATTGCATCCTTCAGTCAGCCACTCAcgcacacggacacacactgGGATAAGCGCCACCACGTCCTCTGTCGCTCTAGTCCAACAGCTCCGCCAGTGCACTAATGTACGATTGTGCCATCtgtagtgtttcgtgtttggACAGCTGCCGATCATTGCCCAGCGAGGGCAGATATTGGCGCAGTCGGTCGAACGCCTCGTTCAATCCCTTCATCCGCTTCCGTTCGCGAGCATTCGCAGCCAGACGACGCTTTTTCCTCACAACCGTCGGTACGACACTGCCACGCTTGATTTTGATGTTCGTTGGAACTGAAGCCAGTGTCACAGGGATGTCACACTCCGATCCggcactactgctgctgctactatctTCTGAGGTAAGACTTTGAAGCAGACG from Anopheles stephensi strain Indian chromosome 2, UCI_ANSTEP_V1.0, whole genome shotgun sequence includes the following:
- the LOC118505097 gene encoding protein atonal-like, with the translated sequence MSATDVYNFQQSFPSYYGQQYASVSASSFEQSRLESYFNGHSYPSSQATSGAFLETEHTDIFLQRPELYCSSSAIASSDNGSPTSTSYEDPQLRLLQSLTSEDSSSSSSAGSECDIPVTLASVPTNIKIKRGSVVPTVVRKKRRLAANARERKRMKGLNEAFDRLRQYLPSLGNDRQLSKHETLQMAQSYISALAELLD